One window from the genome of Dongia rigui encodes:
- a CDS encoding ornithine cyclodeaminase family protein: protein MTTTQPIHITFLNGADVEKLALTDDEILVAVEDALRAQGNRQTVIEPRVHLVPEDSAKGHFNVLRGVVKPLGLAGVKVVGDFVHNFERGLPSEMAVLNLFDPETGMPKAILDATAITDMRTGAITALGAKHLARKGSKVLGHVGARGTAYWNVRLLDRLFGFDEIRVHSRRPESRDAFAARLSADLGKKVVATSDWESCVAGADIVVEASRLPAPQPMLKTSWIKKGALVIPYGTMSAVELSLTDIMDKIVVDDWGQCRKGLPFGALRQHVDSDKLTEETLHAELGQIVAGLKPGRERESETNLFWHRGLSLSDIALGHALLEKAKRQGLGQNLRFI from the coding sequence CTGGCGCTGACCGATGACGAGATATTGGTGGCGGTCGAGGACGCGCTGCGCGCCCAAGGCAACCGCCAGACGGTCATCGAGCCCCGCGTGCACCTGGTGCCGGAAGATTCCGCCAAGGGCCATTTCAATGTGCTGCGCGGTGTCGTAAAGCCGTTGGGACTGGCTGGCGTCAAGGTGGTGGGCGACTTCGTCCATAATTTCGAGCGCGGCCTGCCATCCGAGATGGCAGTCCTCAATCTCTTCGACCCCGAGACCGGCATGCCCAAGGCGATCCTCGATGCGACCGCCATCACCGATATGCGCACCGGCGCCATCACCGCGCTGGGCGCCAAGCATCTTGCCCGCAAGGGATCGAAGGTGCTGGGCCATGTCGGCGCCCGGGGTACCGCCTATTGGAATGTGCGCCTGCTCGACCGGCTGTTCGGTTTCGACGAGATCCGCGTCCATTCGCGGCGCCCGGAAAGCCGCGACGCCTTCGCTGCCCGCCTCTCGGCCGATCTCGGCAAGAAAGTCGTCGCCACCAGCGATTGGGAATCCTGTGTCGCTGGCGCCGATATCGTCGTCGAAGCGTCGCGCTTGCCCGCCCCGCAGCCGATGCTGAAGACCTCCTGGATCAAGAAGGGCGCCCTGGTCATCCCCTATGGCACCATGAGTGCCGTCGAACTCTCGCTCACCGACATCATGGACAAGATCGTGGTCGATGATTGGGGCCAATGCCGCAAGGGCCTGCCCTTCGGAGCCTTGCGCCAGCATGTCGACAGCGACAAGCTGACGGAAGAAACACTGCACGCAGAACTCGGCCAGATCGTCGCCGGACTGAAGCCTGGCCGGGAGCGCGAGAGCGAGACCAACCTCTTCTGGCACCGGGGCTTGAGCCTCAGCGACATCGCCCTCGGCCACGCTCTGCTCGAGAAAGCCAAGCGCCAGGGCCTCGGCCAGAACCTGCGCTTCATCTGA
- a CDS encoding THUMP domain-containing class I SAM-dependent RNA methyltransferase has product MPEREDVPRLGHVFEIFLVSIPGFEETLAGEARDLGFKEVTVVGGGVTVKGGWPEVWRANLMLRGASAVFARIISYPVFHLAQLDKRSRKVPWDQLLRKDVPVRVEATCKHSKIYHSGAAKQRIETAIAETLGAPISDEAELCVKARIEDDICTISIDTSGESLHKRGHKEAVNKAPMRETLAALFLREAGYTGGEPVLDPMCGSGTFVIEAAEVALDLAPGRSRPFAFEQLKGFNAQSWAKLRDSVATPGATPDFRFYGCDRDGGAIEMSRANAARAGLGEVTAFRQCAVSAVTAPNGPAGLVIANPPYGQRIGDKKKLFGLYKTFGQTMLARFGGWRVAVITNDASLAGACGLPFGTPFGPVSHGGQRVYLYLTDALP; this is encoded by the coding sequence ATGCCTGAGCGCGAAGACGTGCCGCGGCTCGGGCATGTGTTCGAAATCTTCCTGGTTTCGATCCCCGGCTTTGAAGAAACCTTGGCTGGCGAGGCGCGCGATCTCGGTTTCAAGGAGGTCACCGTCGTTGGGGGCGGCGTCACGGTGAAGGGCGGCTGGCCGGAGGTGTGGCGCGCCAATCTGATGCTGCGCGGGGCGAGTGCGGTCTTTGCGCGGATCATCTCCTATCCCGTCTTTCACTTGGCCCAGCTCGACAAGCGGTCGCGGAAGGTGCCGTGGGACCAGCTGCTGCGCAAGGATGTGCCGGTGCGGGTCGAGGCCACCTGCAAGCATTCCAAGATCTATCATTCGGGGGCAGCGAAACAGCGCATCGAGACGGCGATTGCCGAGACGCTGGGGGCGCCGATTTCGGACGAGGCCGAACTCTGCGTGAAGGCGCGCATCGAGGACGATATCTGCACCATCAGCATCGATACCTCGGGCGAGAGTCTGCACAAGCGCGGCCATAAGGAGGCCGTCAACAAGGCACCGATGCGCGAGACGCTGGCCGCCTTGTTCCTGCGGGAAGCCGGTTACACGGGGGGCGAGCCGGTGCTCGATCCCATGTGCGGTTCGGGCACCTTCGTCATCGAAGCGGCGGAAGTGGCGCTGGATCTGGCGCCCGGCCGGTCGCGCCCCTTTGCTTTCGAGCAGTTGAAGGGATTCAACGCGCAAAGCTGGGCCAAGCTGCGTGACAGCGTGGCGACGCCGGGAGCAACGCCCGATTTCCGCTTCTATGGCTGCGACCGTGATGGCGGTGCGATCGAGATGAGCCGCGCCAATGCCGCGCGGGCAGGGCTGGGCGAGGTCACGGCCTTCCGCCAATGTGCGGTGAGTGCCGTGACGGCGCCGAATGGCCCTGCCGGCCTTGTCATCGCCAACCCGCCCTATGGCCAGCGCATCGGCGACAAGAAGAAGCTGTTCGGACTCTATAAGACCTTTGGCCAGACCATGCTGGCACGCTTTGGCGGTTGGCGCGTGGCGGTCATCACCAATGATGCGAGCCTTGCCGGCGCTTGCGGCCTGCCATTCGGCACCCCGTTCGGACCGGTTTCCCATGGCGGGCAGCGAGTCTATCTCTATCTGACCGACGCTCTGCCCTAG
- a CDS encoding L-serine ammonia-lyase, translating into MFLSVFDIFKIGIGPSSSHTMGPMTAAVRFLDQLRAAGGTPARLRVTLHGSLAFTGKGHATDRAVALGLIGYTPAGIVPGEAEEKLARLHAEKIVRPAGLPPLGFDPQQDIVFNYGPPLPGHSNGLIFEAFDGAGNTLLREVYYSIGGGFVVTEAELANPVKTEASAQGGVTRPYPFDSAAEMLDMAKASGKSIAMMKRENELQSQSSAELEAGLDQLWATMDGCIERGLAQQGELPGGLHVKRRAAVIRAQLEKEKGTNLAQPHVTSDWLSVYAMAVNEENAAGGKVVTAPTNGAAGVVPAVIRYYLDHCVGAERGRVSEFLLTAAAIGGLIKHNASISGAEAGCQGEVGSASAMAAAGLCAVLGGTPAQVENAAEIALEHHLGMTCDPAAGLVQVPCIERNGIGAIKAVAAASLALRGDGSHFMPLDNCIEAMRQTGEEMSTKFKETSLGGLAVNLPEC; encoded by the coding sequence ATGTTTTTGAGCGTCTTCGATATTTTCAAGATCGGCATCGGGCCGTCTTCGTCGCACACGATGGGGCCGATGACGGCTGCGGTTCGTTTTCTGGACCAGCTGCGGGCGGCAGGCGGCACACCGGCGAGACTGCGTGTGACGCTGCATGGCTCGCTCGCTTTTACCGGCAAGGGTCATGCGACCGACCGCGCCGTGGCGCTGGGCCTCATCGGCTATACGCCGGCCGGTATCGTGCCGGGCGAGGCGGAGGAGAAGCTGGCCAGATTGCACGCGGAGAAAATCGTGCGTCCCGCCGGCCTGCCGCCGCTGGGCTTCGATCCGCAGCAGGACATCGTCTTCAATTACGGGCCGCCGCTGCCCGGCCATTCCAACGGCCTCATCTTTGAGGCCTTCGATGGCGCCGGCAACACGCTGCTGCGCGAGGTCTATTATTCGATCGGCGGCGGCTTTGTGGTGACGGAAGCCGAACTGGCTAATCCCGTGAAAACGGAAGCGAGTGCCCAGGGCGGTGTCACGCGGCCCTATCCCTTCGACAGCGCTGCCGAGATGCTGGACATGGCGAAAGCCAGCGGCAAATCGATCGCGATGATGAAGCGGGAAAACGAGCTGCAATCGCAATCGAGCGCAGAGCTCGAGGCGGGGCTCGACCAGCTGTGGGCGACAATGGATGGCTGCATCGAACGCGGTTTGGCGCAGCAGGGCGAATTGCCGGGCGGTCTCCATGTCAAACGCCGCGCAGCTGTCATTCGGGCGCAACTGGAAAAGGAGAAGGGCACCAATCTCGCGCAGCCGCATGTGACCTCCGACTGGCTCAGCGTCTATGCGATGGCGGTCAATGAGGAGAATGCGGCAGGGGGCAAAGTGGTGACGGCGCCGACCAATGGTGCTGCTGGCGTCGTGCCGGCCGTCATCCGCTATTACCTCGACCATTGCGTCGGTGCCGAGCGTGGTCGGGTGTCGGAATTCCTGCTCACCGCAGCGGCGATCGGCGGGCTCATCAAGCACAACGCCTCGATCTCAGGTGCCGAAGCCGGCTGCCAGGGCGAAGTGGGATCGGCCTCGGCGATGGCGGCGGCGGGTCTTTGCGCGGTCCTGGGCGGGACGCCGGCGCAGGTCGAGAATGCGGCGGAGATCGCGCTGGAGCATCATCTCGGCATGACCTGCGACCCGGCGGCGGGATTGGTGCAGGTGCCCTGCATCGAGCGCAACGGCATCGGCGCCATCAAGGCCGTGGCGGCGGCGTCACTCGCCTTGCGCGGCGACGGCTCGCATTTCATGCCGCTCGACAATTGCATCGAGGCCATGCGCCAGACCGGCGAAGAGATGAGCACCAAGTTCAAGGAAACCAGCCTCGGCGGCCTCGCGGTCAATCTGCCGGAGTGTTGA
- a CDS encoding Hsp70 family protein, producing MPKNFCGLDFGTSNSTLGIAAGNGVALCPLEAESVTLPSAIFFDYEEHKVRFGREGIGAYIEGTEGRLMRALKSVLGSSLIDETTLVQRKRVAMRDVIGMFMRHLKARAEQHVGHTIEHVVLGRPVRFVDEDDAADAQAEAELIGIAKAQGFHHVEMQFEPVAAALAYEQSLAREELALIVDLGGGTSDFAVARLSPERARAHDRAADILGRSGVHIGGTDFDRRLSIRHVMPHLGYDALIGPKKLPMPSHLYHDLATWHRIPTLYTPQNINYLRSILFQVSAPEMIEQLIEVLVDRKGHRIAAAVEAAKIALSDEAEVTLPIPLDPVVETVLHQGDLDHAVYEDGLRIVQAIDACLRAAGVAPGAIQSVFLTGGSTAVPEIRRQVLGHLPNAKPVTGDLFGSVGLGLAIDAARKFA from the coding sequence ATGCCGAAAAACTTTTGCGGTCTCGATTTCGGGACGTCGAACTCGACCCTTGGCATTGCCGCCGGCAATGGCGTGGCGCTTTGCCCGCTGGAGGCGGAGAGTGTGACGCTGCCCAGCGCCATCTTCTTCGATTACGAAGAGCACAAGGTGCGGTTCGGGCGCGAAGGGATCGGCGCCTATATCGAGGGCACGGAAGGGCGCCTGATGCGGGCGCTGAAAAGTGTTCTGGGGTCGAGCCTCATCGATGAAACGACATTGGTGCAGCGCAAGCGCGTCGCCATGCGCGATGTTATCGGCATGTTCATGCGGCACTTGAAGGCCCGGGCGGAGCAGCATGTCGGTCACACGATAGAGCATGTCGTGCTCGGCCGGCCCGTGCGCTTTGTCGACGAGGATGACGCGGCGGATGCGCAGGCCGAGGCGGAGCTGATCGGCATCGCCAAGGCGCAGGGTTTTCATCATGTCGAGATGCAGTTCGAGCCGGTGGCGGCAGCGCTTGCCTATGAGCAGTCCCTGGCGCGGGAGGAACTGGCCCTCATCGTCGATCTCGGCGGTGGTACATCGGACTTTGCGGTGGCGCGGTTGTCGCCCGAGCGGGCGCGGGCCCATGACCGTGCGGCCGATATCCTGGGCCGCAGCGGTGTCCATATCGGCGGTACCGATTTCGACCGGCGCCTCAGCATCCGCCATGTGATGCCGCATCTGGGTTATGACGCGCTCATCGGGCCGAAGAAGCTGCCGATGCCGAGCCACCTCTATCATGATCTGGCGACCTGGCATCGCATCCCGACGCTCTATACGCCGCAGAACATCAATTATCTGCGCTCGATCCTGTTCCAGGTGAGCGCGCCAGAGATGATCGAGCAGTTGATCGAGGTCTTGGTCGATCGGAAGGGCCACCGCATCGCCGCCGCCGTGGAAGCCGCCAAGATCGCGCTGTCGGATGAGGCCGAGGTGACGCTGCCCATTCCATTGGATCCGGTCGTCGAGACGGTGCTGCACCAGGGCGATCTGGATCACGCGGTCTATGAGGATGGCTTACGGATCGTGCAGGCGATCGATGCATGCCTCCGCGCCGCCGGTGTGGCGCCGGGTGCCATTCAATCGGTGTTCCTGACCGGTGGCTCGACCGCCGTGCCGGAAATCCGGCGCCAGGTGCTGGGGCATCTCCCCAATGCCAAGCCGGTGACGGGCGACCTGTTCGGCAGCGTCGGGCTGGGCCTTGCCATCGATGCGGCGCGGAAGTTCGCGTGA